DNA sequence from the Drosophila sechellia strain sech25 chromosome 3L, ASM438219v1, whole genome shotgun sequence genome:
TATCAGCCACGGGGCAGCGATATCTTTGGAGCTGCCAAGGCGAAGGGCAAGGATGGCAAACCGTATTTGGCGTTGAGCTATGCCAACGGCAAGAGTTTCCAGGACTACTACAACACAGAGACCCACGAGCGCGAGGATCCCACCAGTCTGCCCACAATCGGAGACTTCGATCAGCTCTTCCCCGCGATGGTGCCCCTGGAATCGGAGACCCATGGCGGCGAGGATGTGGGTGTCTTCGCCTCGGGACCCTGGGCACATCTCTTCACCGGCGTCTACGAACAGAACACCATTCCCCACATGATGGCATTCGCTGCCTGTGTGGGCGACGGACTAACCGCTTGCGATTAGGAGTCGCAATCCGGCGATGATTGACGGACAGAAGGACTCTTAATTAGCACATCCACTAGACGATTCTCACGTACGCTTTATCGTTTTAAATGAATACTCAACATTTGACAGGTGCTGGAACACGCGGCTCTGGAGGAAAAAAATTCGATCGGGGATTACTAAAATCAATACTTCAATAAACGTTGTTTTCCTATCAATGTTAAAAAACCAAATGTACTTATAGTGTCTGATTATAAGAAGATTAATAAGAAAAATTTTTATAACTGACAGTGGTGTgattgaaaaatgaaaaaggaagttgttttttttagattttttttttcgaatggGTACTTTTCCATTTGTAGATTCTAAGATCTTGATAGTACGACTTGTGGAGCCAAGCGAATTGGACTTTGCTATTCATGGGGCATTTCTTCCaagaaaaacacaatttaACAAAATGTATACTTCTGATTAAATATATACGTTAATGGGTGATAAGTGGTTTAACTTTTTTGAGTTTGTATAGACTAAATGACACAAAAGGATGGACTTCAATATAATGAAGGTTTTTACGTCTCAAAAAATAgtataaattacattttatgcagaGCGGATCTTAAATGACTAACAGGAGAAAACTATCGTTTAAAGGTCGAAAACTAAATTGGTTTTATCTTGGCAAATCACGGGTAAGAATTAATCTGTTTATGTCTCTGATTGATTctaagaaattaaattatcgTTTTTCTCTATTAAAAAGTGAACCCAATGACGTTAAACGAATGGACTCTACTAATTGTTAACCCACCGCTTCAAggaattatatttttaaaatatcaaTGACAAGTTAAATCTAATTTAAGTCTATCAAAAATTGATAGACTGTGTTATGACTGCAACTAAATTAAACTcatttgtagcaaattgaacTTGATTCCAATCAAATCGCTTAATTGATACCTTTAATTTCCATTATCAATATTGCTCTTTAAAATGTTTAGACTGACTTAAAAAGCGTTAAATACTCGCGCTTAATAtgctaataaaaatgttaatagGCATTGCGATTTTAtgacaattgaatttttcTTGAGAATCTCGTGTCTTAATGGTGAGTATTTAACGCAGATTCATTGTTGACAATTGTCATTCATAATTCTTTGGGGGAATACCCTCGACTAGGCATTTCTAATTTTATCCGCACATACCAAGAAATGATATCGTACTTTGTTGGCGAAGCTTGAACGAAAAACACTTGAGAACCAGCTCTACATAACAAGTCTGTCAACCAAAAGATCTTTATATAAGGAATCATAAAAGATACCTCAACTTCCATATAAAATAgtcatttattttctttttagaCATTATCATTAccgtttttattaaattattcaacTGACTTTAATCTTAAGTTTTCCGTTTAAATGATGACTGCATATTGGTTTGAGTTGCGCGGTTGGATGAGCGTGGCATACTTCTCCTTCAGTTCGACCAAGGCCCTCTGAAAGTTATCCATGCTGCTCTCGAGCTGGTTGTGATTGAGCTGCTGCATGGACTGGCCCTTGAGTATACCATCGGTGGGTCGCTCTCCCAGCAGAAGAATCCTTCTCCAATCGCTGGCATCGGAACTACCTCGCAGGAAGTCCTTGCGATTGCCCACCGCGAACACAGTTTCCTCCACATTCTCGGGCAAAAGTGTGGGCTGCTGGGCTCCCAGATCGCCGGGCGTGGGTTGAGTGGGTGGCACTTGAACGGCTGGTGGTGTGATCCCCGACAGAGATGACGATGTGGGTTGCGGTGGAGGAATGGGAGCACCGGAACCTTGGTTCGCCGGTGTATCGAATAGTTCACTGGGCAGATTCTGCGGTCGATCGATCTGCACCACCTGGCCATCGGGTGAAATGTGGAAGAACTGAGCGCGGCCAGCTAATCCCGTTCCTGCTCCTCCCGGAATCACTATAATGTTGCCCACAGCGGTGGTCAATGCAGAGGCTCCACCAAATCCGCCACCAGCTGGGGTGGAAATGAAAGGAGGAACTGGAACTCCAGGTGGCGGAAAAGATCTCAAAGGTGGAGCAGCTGGGCATGGGAAACAATACCCAGGAGGACCAGGCGGTCCTGGTAATCCTCTAGGTCCCTGGATGAAAGGCAGATTTGGGGGGTAAGGACCTGTGGGTGGATAGCCCCAGTAGCCAGAACCACTGCCAGGGAGACCGATCTGATTGCCAGGAGGTCCGGGCGGACCTGGAGGTCCTCGTTCCCCCTGTGGGCCAGGATCACAGGAGCATTTCACCAACGAAGCCTGGGCGGTGGAGCAAAGACCTGATGAAATATATGTCATTGCAATATTGAAGGAAAATGTATTAATATTTGATAAACTTACCAGCAACCAGGAAAGCCAAGAGTCCCAGAAAACTCATGATGTACTTCGGATATCTCTTCAGATCGGACTGAGACCAAAAATTCGAATTCTGCTTTTATAAGCTGAAAACTCGAGAGCTACGTTTTAATATGCAtagaaaatatacaaaataatctCTAGATCGAACAGAAAACACATTTCCCGCATCGCTATAACTGTTCTTAACCCACCAGCGAAAGGGAAATGCTAAGCGATCAAATGGAAAAATGCCATCACCCAGTCGGCCAGTGACATTTATGATAATTTATGCAACAAGATATACACGAACATCACTAGGCCCGAAGACAAA
Encoded proteins:
- the LOC6610893 gene encoding collagen alpha-1(VIII) chain: MSFLGLLAFLVAGLCSTAQASLVKCSCDPGPQGERGPPGPPGPPGNQIGLPGSGSGYWGYPPTGPYPPNLPFIQGPRGLPGPPGPPGYCFPCPAAPPLRSFPPPGVPVPPFISTPAGGGFGGASALTTAVGNIIVIPGGAGTGLAGRAQFFHISPDGQVVQIDRPQNLPSELFDTPANQGSGAPIPPPQPTSSSLSGITPPAVQVPPTQPTPGDLGAQQPTLLPENVEETVFAVGNRKDFLRGSSDASDWRRILLLGERPTDGILKGQSMQQLNHNQLESSMDNFQRALVELKEKYATLIQPRNSNQYAVII